The following DNA comes from Hahella chejuensis KCTC 2396.
GCATGGTTTAATGCAGCTCTCAGCGGTGTAGAACCACTACCAACATCATTATATAGGTCCTTCAAGAACTTATTGACGCCATCCGTTTGGTCCATTTCATTCATAGCTACAGCAGGGGGCGAACCGCTTGCCGCATCGTTAATGGTAAACATACCCGTCCGTATGCCGTTAACGCTTTGGAATGCCTTACCAATAGCTCCGCGAGTCGCTTGATGTCTGCGACGGTAAAAAGAAAACCAGTTTGCAAAGTTTTGCTTTTCTTCAAGGACTGTTACGCCAGTTCTGGCGGTACTACCATTACTAAAAGTGTCTGAGTCTGAGCCGGTAATTTTATATTGCTGCAAACAAGCGCCATCCGGCCCAAGTGCGACGACATTATCTGAAAATACAAAGCTATTTGGAGAGGAGATATAATCTTCATAATAGGAGTAAGATACATCTGTCGCGCAGCTCCGCTCCACATAGGCTCCAGTTGTATACGTCGCTTTGCCAGAAGGGGTTATACTCTCATCTGTCGTAACCAGTATTTGGTCAATATATCCGCCGTCTTCGCGATGTCTAATTCTTAGCGTCGCAGGGGAAGATAAAGTAACGCTCCCAAACTCCTCCCAGTCCCAAGAGTAAGAGTTTGCATGATCATTAAACCATTTATTCCAGTGCTCACCACCACTTGAGAACCAATTACCAGAATTAGTGGGCATAGTAAAATCAGTATTCTTGTACCCCACCATGTTGATCCAGAAAGAATCGTCATTACTGGATGGAAACCAGCGACGAATCCATATCTTTACCTTACCTGTCAAAGTAACATTAATAGACACTTCCCCGTTAGACGAAGGAGGTATACTATTGCTAGAGTTACTACTTCCACCTTGATTTCTAGTTCCAACAAACTCGCCTTTAGATGCATCCGCTGCAATGTCTGAGTAATTGGACAGCCAACCGGAACTGTTTAAGACTGCGCCTTTTCTAAAGACAGTCCCAGACGAGTAATTATCTTCCGCCTCAAATATTTGGCTGTTTGATATAGTTATTGGCACATCAGTGTAATATCTATATGTGCTCGTTGAATTTTTTAGATAATAAGTCCCAGGATAGTATGTATAGTGCTTATCGTTAGTCGTACCACAAGTTTCGAATGTAGACATCTCACAGGGCATATTATTACGACCAATATAAAAACCCCAGCCAGATCCGTTCGTACTTGTATTAAAATCAGAGAACAGTGAAATCGTTCTTGTTGGAATAAGAGGGTCATAGCGCGTAGCAGTAACACTTGCATTAGGTATGCTAGTTATCTTTCCTTCAAACGGAGAGTCCAACTCACCATATAATGGCCAAGGAGTATAGGTCTCATTAGGATCATAATACGCCTTGTTGTATTCTGAGCTACGAGCAAAAGCATATGCTTTAATAGGGGCAATCTCTTTCCATCCTGTTAGTAGCATCCCGCCACTGCTCGATTGAGAGGAGGCGTAATAGTTCGTACTGGACCCATTGGGAAATAAATACCCATATGAAGCAGATCCATATGTATTCATTACACCACCACTTGCAAAGCGCCCATCTGTATCCAGATATAATAATCCCCCAGGCGTATCGAACATTGTTTCCCAGTCCATACTTCCTGAGTCGTCAACAATAACCATCAGGTTACTTTTCAAACCACCCGACAAGTATAGAGGCTCATCAGCCAAGCTCTTTAAGCCTGGGGTATAACCAGCCGAGTATGAGTAGACTGGCGCGACCAGCCAAAAGCCAGCGGCAAACCAAAAACTTTTCTTGATATACTTTTTCATACCAATCCCTCCAATAACTTACAGCAATTATTAGAATCGCTTACCGTAATAACTTTCGACAATACGTTGCGACACTCCTGACGCCCCTGTACTCCGCGCGATAATTTTAAAGCCCACAATTTCGCCTGCTCCCGACTCATGGCTGTATGTTTCAATATTCAGTTTTGTTTTCTCGTCAGGAGCAGCAACTTTGCCAACATGCTGGATAAAATACTTAGGGGCTTCACTCAAGCCACTAACTTTAGTCGCACTTTTTACCTTGGCCCCATTAGCCCAGTCACTCGTAGAGAATGGATCAGGAACAGTTGTAGAGTTCATAGCATACAGCCCGCCTGTATCATCAAACGCAGCTGTACTCGCTACCCCAGTCTCAATAAAGCTTTCAGCCTCGCGCAAAGTCGCCTCAACCCCTTGCAAAGCTATGTTCGAGTCTTGAACTGCGCCTGCCATTTTTCCCTGCATAACGCTATCGTTCATTGAGGCAAGGCCAAGTATTGTAAGTACAAGGAGCAGTATCAAACTGACGAACAGGGCTGCGCCTGACTGCTTATTGCTAACTTTCATCTCAATTAACCCTATTTCTTAAAGTACTAACTGATTGAAACGTTGTAGTGAGAGGATTACCAGAGATAGTAAGTACATTATCCTCAGACTCCAAAGTAAAACTCGTTTTCACTGCAACTATACGACCTATTAATAAGGCTGCATCCTCTGGCTCAAGAAATCTATCTACTGATTTATCAGCGCCGGAGCTGTCCTCTCCCATAAGGAACTGCATGTCTGAAATACCTTCCGCTAACTCATGAGTAACAAGTGTGGTTCCTTCTAATTGAGTAACAAACAATGATGGCCTGCTATTTGCTCCATTAGCCACGTAGTAAACCTTAGCTGTATATCTTAACAAGAATGAATCATTTGAGTAGCTACCCTCCAGTTTAGGTGGAGATATATTCCAGTTGGCACCATGAGTCACTGTATCTATACTTCCTCCTGAAATCGGATTATTTGTAATTGCAAACATATCCGCATACTGACAATTAGACACAACGACTATATCATTCTGGTTTATCCCGCATGCTTTAGCGTCTTCTATCTTAAAACTAGCAGAGGATTGGTTATACGAAACAACCTTTCCTCCATCACAGGGCGAAGCCCCTTTTATAACAATGGCATCAGTACCAGCAATAATCTGCCCACTTGCAGTACCCACAGTTAAGCCAAAATTATTCAACTCACTGCCACTTGCGATAGTCGATATATTATTATACGCAACAATTCCTTTACTTGAGTCAAAGTCAGGGATACCTGCTTTATATTTGGACGGCTCAACAATGCTATTGAAGTTCACACCATTTGAGCACCCAGTATAGGCGGCGTTTCTTATATCTCTATTCAGCATTTCCATTGCCAGTCGCCCACTCTCTTGAACTCTGGCATAGCCATCCTGAAGTTGAAACGCTTGTTTGTTTGAATTAAATATTTGGAAAATCCCAATAAGTAATAGTGCACTAAGCGCTAATGCAATCATCACCTCAACGAGTGATAATCCTTTTTGTGCAATCAACCTGCTCATAATGTGTGCCTTTTACGTATTAGGGCTGAAAGGTAAGTGAAACCGTGCTCTGCTCGCTGGAAGTATCCGCATCCGCTCCCTCTGCTTGCTTGACTCGATCATTCCATGTGACAGTAACAGTAAATAAACCGCCATTGTTAACAATGGTTCCAGCACCGCCAGGTAACTCATCTTCTAGTTCTTGCAACCACTCGAATTTATCATTCGCAGCCATTTGCGCAGCGGTACAACCTGTTGTGGTAAGGCAAGCTGCATTCTTAGTAGACCCCGTTTCGTTGTCGTAATTTCCCGCAGCCACACCAACATTATTAGCCCTGATCCTGTC
Coding sequences within:
- a CDS encoding pilus assembly PilX family protein, whose protein sequence is MKVSNKQSGAALFVSLILLLVLTILGLASMNDSVMQGKMAGAVQDSNIALQGVEATLREAESFIETGVASTAAFDDTGGLYAMNSTTVPDPFSTSDWANGAKVKSATKVSGLSEAPKYFIQHVGKVAAPDEKTKLNIETYSHESGAGEIVGFKIIARSTGASGVSQRIVESYYGKRF
- a CDS encoding PilW family protein, coding for MSRLIAQKGLSLVEVMIALALSALLLIGIFQIFNSNKQAFQLQDGYARVQESGRLAMEMLNRDIRNAAYTGCSNGVNFNSIVEPSKYKAGIPDFDSSKGIVAYNNISTIASGSELNNFGLTVGTASGQIIAGTDAIVIKGASPCDGGKVVSYNQSSASFKIEDAKACGINQNDIVVVSNCQYADMFAITNNPISGGSIDTVTHGANWNISPPKLEGSYSNDSFLLRYTAKVYYVANGANSRPSLFVTQLEGTTLVTHELAEGISDMQFLMGEDSSGADKSVDRFLEPEDAALLIGRIVAVKTSFTLESEDNVLTISGNPLTTTFQSVSTLRNRVN
- the pilV gene encoding type IV pilus modification protein PilV yields the protein MIGGQKGFTLIEILVAVVILAIGLLGIAGLQVMSVKSSTNANLRSVAVYLANDMADRIRANNVGVAAGNYDNETGSTKNAACLTTTGCTAAQMAANDKFEWLQELEDELPGGAGTIVNNGGLFTVTVTWNDRVKQAEGADADTSSEQSTVSLTFQP